The DNA window AAGGGCGATTTTGATTTCGAAAAGTTTTCGCTTTGGATGGAGTCGTTCTTTTACTTTAGCAGCTCGAGGGTATTTCGGGTTAAGGGGATTCTTTCTTTTGCAGGCAAGGGAAGAAAAGTTATTTTCCATTCGGTTAGGGGAGCCTTTATGCTAGAAGAGGCCGATGAGTGGAGGGACGAAGAGGAGCGAGAAAGCCGACTCGTCTTTATTGGCAAGGGAATAAACAAAAACGAAATAGAGCAGGCATTAACCATGCTGCTTGTTAAGTAAAGGAACCTTCGGGTTCCTTTCTTTTTGGCCACAGATTTACTCTTGCAGGGAATTTTCTCCTAACAGGTGACCATAAATCTCTATTTGGTGGAACAAAAAAGCAAATTGGTGGCTTCGAAGAGTAGCTTCATGGTGGCAAAATAGAGCTTGCTGGTACTTAAGTATGGTTTCACTATGAGGAAATAGAACTTGCTGGCTCTTAAGTATGGTTTCACGGCACTAAAAAACAGCTTGGCAGGTATGAGTAAGTAGGTTGCTGGTTCTATAGTGAGGTTTCATGGTGGGAAAATAGTGCTTGCTGGCTTTTAAGAATGGCTTCACGATTGGAAAATGGAGTTTGTTGGCTTTTAAGTATAGTTTCATGGTATAAAAAACAGCTTGGCAGATACGAAAATGGAGCTTGCTGGCTTTGAAAAATGGTTTGGCAGGGACAAGAAAGTTATTTGCTGGTTCTAAAATATGGTTTCTCCCAACTAAAATGCTGCTTGTTGACTCTAAATAATGGTTTGGTGGAACGAAAAAAGCAGCTGTTGGTTTCAAAAAACTGCTTGTTGAGACAGAATTATAGCCTTGGGGGGGATGTACTTATCCACGTCATTCTTTTGGTACTGCAGCAGTGCTGCTAAGTTCGGTGATGGTACAGGTTTCGTTTGCTACAAGTTTCCCTTTTATTTTCTCCATCTTTTATTAGGCGCCAAAGGCTCGATCGAAGCGGTGTTCGACTTTTGCTGGTGATGCTGCATTTCCTAACTTCTATATTCTAGTGTTGAATAGTTTAAATAGAATCTGCTAATTCAGAAAAGAATACCTATTTTGGTTGGGATATCATAATTATTAGCGAAATAGCATGGTATGGGAGAAAAGACTGCACCCGTAAATACCTCCGCACAAAGCTGGGGATCTAGGATAGGACTCGTTTTGGCAATGGCAGGAAATGCCGTTGGCTTTGGTAACTTTTTACGATTCCCGGTACAGGCAATCGAGAATGGGGGCGGTGCTTTTATCATCCCATATCTGGTTTGCCTTGTTCTACTTGGACTGCCGCTGCTGCTTATCGAGTGGTCTTCTGGCCGCTTTGGCGGTAAGTTTAGGTACCATTCCTCGCCATTTATTATGATGAAGATGGGACAAAAGCCGCTTTGGATGTATGTGGGCGTTTTTGGGATCTTTAGCAACCTCGTAATCATCTCGTTTTATACGTACATGGAGAGCTGGACGATTGCCTACGTTTACCATTCGCTGGTGGGAACCTTTCAGGGAATGGATCAGGCGGGTGTTGCCAGCTTCTTTAATGGGTATTTAGATGTTACCACATCTACCACGGGCATTCCGTATGAGGCGCTGATATTCTTTCTGATTTGCCTTGGCCTTAACGTGTGGATTTTGAGCCGGGGAATTCAGCGCGGAGTGGAGGCGGTTGCCAAAATTGTGATGCCGGTGCTTATTCTTTTTGGAATGATTTTGGCCTACAAGGCCATCACCCTAAAAGCAGGACAAGGAGGAGCCGTTTTTAACGGGTTGGAAGGGCTAAACTTTCTGTGGACTCCTCATTTTGAATCGATTTGGAATCCGAAAGTATGGCTTGCGGCGGCTGGTCAGATATTCTTTACCCTTTCGGTTGGCATGGGAGCCGTGCAGGCGTATGCTTCGTTTGTAAAACCGAAGCAGGATATTGCTGGTGGCGCTATGGCCGCCGGTTTTATGAACCAGTTTGTGGAGATTGTTTTGGGTGGTTCCATATTAATCCCGATTGCAATTGGCTACTTTGGTATCGATAAGGTGGTGGAGATAACCAAGTCTGGCGGATTAGGGTTGGCGTTCCAATCGCTACCATTTCTCTTTACAAAATGGGGGCCGGTGCTATCCTTTTTGGGGGGAGCTCTCTTTTTTGGGCTGCTATTCTTTGCAGGAATCACCTCTACCTTGGCTATGGGGACTTCGATAATCAATTTTTTGAGAGATGAATTCAAGGTTGCCCAGCGTAATGCTGCGCTTATTCTTGGTGCTACCGTTCTTACGTTAGGTTTGCCAACCATTTTTTTCTTTCAGGATGGGGTATTTGGAGAGTACGACTACTGGGGCGGAACAATAGCGTTGGTAATTTTTGGGATGCTGGAGTCTATTCTGTTTGCCTGGGTGTTTGGGCTTAAGCGTGGGTGGGCCGAGATAACCGAAGGTGCCGATGTGCAGCTTCCGCGCGTATTTATTCCCATAATAAAGTATGTAACGCCTGTAATGCTGATAATTATCTTTGTAGGCGCGGCCATTCGTCCGGCTAACGACGATTGGTCGTTAAAAAATATTGGAAGTTGGGAGCTGCATGGCGAAAGTATTATAGGAAAGATTATTCATAAAGGGATTGGCCCCAACAACCGCTATTTCGATGATGCTTTTTATGCCGAAGCGGCAGGTGTTGTAGAGGGAGTGTCGAGTAAAGGAGCCCACCAGGTGCTAAGCATTAGGGGAGACAGCGGTGTTACGGCCTATCAGATGAAGCCGGGGTATCATCTTACCGTAAAAGAGGGCGATCGGGTGGATGTTGGTTCCCCAATTTTCCGTGGAAATGTTGTTAATCGGGTGTTTTTTATTGATATGACGCGTGTGCTACTTCTGCTGATATTTGTTGGCTCGACGGTGCTTGTATACGTTGCCTATCGTCGTCGAATTAAAGAAAAACGTTTAGTATGAATGGAGCTGCACTAGTTTTGATGGGCGTAGTTTGGAGTGTTGTAACGCTTCTTATGGTATACTTTATGTACAAGGTGCTACGTCCTGGTAAAAAGAGAAAAAAATAGGTTGGGTAGAATGAATATTGTGGCGCTACCGGCTTGCATAAGTTGTGGCTGCCTGCGGTTTTTATCCATCTCTACTGTTTTGCCGAGCTGTTGCAGACGTTAGCATTTTGATACAGTAGGGTTGTAAGCTGTTTTTGCGTACCTTTGTCGCAAATTTTACTGGTACATCCACTATGAGCAATCAAAAGAAGCAACCTGCGAAGGAGCGAGAAACGAAATCTACCATTCAAACCTATACGGTAAAGAATCCTACCACGGTACTTGCATTTATTCAGCAGGTTCACTCCGGGAAAAGTAGAAGCGCGATAAAATCAATGCTAAAACACCGTCAGGTGGCGGTAAATGATGTTACGGTAGCGGTGGATACCACTCCGCTAATGGAAGGAGATGTGCTTACTATCAATACAGGCAAAATGCCAGAACGGTTGGAGCATGATCTGCTGCGCATCGTTCATGAAGATGACTACATTATTGTTATAGATAAAAAGACAGGGCTACTTTCGGTAGGTACCGAACGCGAGCGCGAGCAAACTGCTTACGCCATTCTTAAGGAGCACGTAAAGCAGCTGAGCGAGCATAATAAAATATTCATACTTCACCGTCTGGATAGAGATACTTCGGGGGTGATGATGTTTGCCAAGAACAAGGAGGTGCAGGAGCAGATGCAGCGCAACTGGAACGATGTGGTTACCGACCGCCGTTACGTTGCTGTTGTGGCTGGAGATGTGCAGCGCAACGAAGGTGAAATTACAACTTGGTTGAAGGAGGGTGGTGCCTTTTCTACCATTTCGAGCGTTGTAGCCAATGGAGGGCAGCGTTCTACAACTCGCTATCGCGTTTTGAGGCGTGCTCCTGGTTTTACGATGGTGGAGTGTACGCTAGATTCTGGTCGTAAAAATCAGATTCGTGTGCACATGAAGGATTTGGGGCATAGCATTGTGGGTGATAAGAAGTATGGTGGCATAAAAAGTCCATTTGGAAGGCTTGCACTTCATGCTCATATTTTAGAATTTGTTCATCCAGTAACGGGGAAGGTGCTTCGATTCGAGTCTAATATACCTAAACCATTTTTCACCGTATTTTAGCATACTTTTGATACGTATATATTTAAAAAAGGCCGCCTATAAGGCGGCTTTTTTATTTGAGTTCTACTATTTTTTTCCTAGGAACGTTTTTGTGTACTTCTACGTATTTACGTTATAGGGTCTCCTTTACCAGTATAAATTTGGAGTTGTCGCTGCTGCTCATTTTTTTATGAAAATGGTATAGCTCGTTGTATTTCGTAGCAGGGTAGGTTCCCTCAAATAGCTCCACTATCTTGGTTATGACAACAGATCCATTAACCTCTTTCGCGCTGCACTCATATTTTCCAAAGTCGGTATCCATTTTTTGACTTTGAGGTAATGCCTCCACCTTGTATCCTGCCGGAATTTTGTAGGTGATGGTGTCCACATCTCGGTAGCTTGCGCGCTTTACAATTTCCGATTTTCGTTTATCTAGCTTGGTTAGTAAACTTTGCCTTTCGAGAGGAATTGTTGGTACAAATAGTCGTTTGCCTACCTGTGAGGCAAACATAGTGGCTGATATGTCGTACGATTCCTCCATTTTCTGATCGGGCGTGTTATGGTTCTTAAGGGTAATATTGGTAAGTACCGGATTTGAAAAAGGCAGCGAGTTGAGTATGTATTTGCGTTGATCTTCTTGGTTTATCTGCGATAGCGCTAATGGAATTTCCGCTTGCTCATTTTTATATACGGTTTTTATGCTGCCGGTTATATTGCCAGTTTCAGTTAATGTTAGCATAGTATTTCTGACCTGTAAGTTTTCAGAGCTGGGGTGCTTTGGTGTTTTTGCCATTTTCCCGCCTTCTGGGCCAAATATCAAAACTTTACGATTGGAGTCGTGGCTAGATAGGTAGCCTGTGCTGTAGGTTGGGTTGGTGCATTCTAGCCATAGCGAATCTTTGCCGTTGGGGATGCAAAGAAAAACATGGTTAAAACGGCTTTTGGTGAAATTTTCGTCGACATATTCATTGCCACTAGTGCTAACCAATGCGGGGTAGCTGGTTACACCTGCAGCCTTAAATAGCGTATATGCAAAATTGGTGAGCGCCTTACAGTCTCCGTAACCGGTTTTTTCGACCATGCTTGCTTTAAATGGCTGAAATCCTCCAACTCCTAAGTTAATATTTACGTAACGAGT is part of the Alistipes sp. ZOR0009 genome and encodes:
- a CDS encoding sodium-dependent transporter, encoding MGEKTAPVNTSAQSWGSRIGLVLAMAGNAVGFGNFLRFPVQAIENGGGAFIIPYLVCLVLLGLPLLLIEWSSGRFGGKFRYHSSPFIMMKMGQKPLWMYVGVFGIFSNLVIISFYTYMESWTIAYVYHSLVGTFQGMDQAGVASFFNGYLDVTTSTTGIPYEALIFFLICLGLNVWILSRGIQRGVEAVAKIVMPVLILFGMILAYKAITLKAGQGGAVFNGLEGLNFLWTPHFESIWNPKVWLAAAGQIFFTLSVGMGAVQAYASFVKPKQDIAGGAMAAGFMNQFVEIVLGGSILIPIAIGYFGIDKVVEITKSGGLGLAFQSLPFLFTKWGPVLSFLGGALFFGLLFFAGITSTLAMGTSIINFLRDEFKVAQRNAALILGATVLTLGLPTIFFFQDGVFGEYDYWGGTIALVIFGMLESILFAWVFGLKRGWAEITEGADVQLPRVFIPIIKYVTPVMLIIIFVGAAIRPANDDWSLKNIGSWELHGESIIGKIIHKGIGPNNRYFDDAFYAEAAGVVEGVSSKGAHQVLSIRGDSGVTAYQMKPGYHLTVKEGDRVDVGSPIFRGNVVNRVFFIDMTRVLLLLIFVGSTVLVYVAYRRRIKEKRLV
- a CDS encoding RluA family pseudouridine synthase is translated as MSNQKKQPAKERETKSTIQTYTVKNPTTVLAFIQQVHSGKSRSAIKSMLKHRQVAVNDVTVAVDTTPLMEGDVLTINTGKMPERLEHDLLRIVHEDDYIIVIDKKTGLLSVGTEREREQTAYAILKEHVKQLSEHNKIFILHRLDRDTSGVMMFAKNKEVQEQMQRNWNDVVTDRRYVAVVAGDVQRNEGEITTWLKEGGAFSTISSVVANGGQRSTTRYRVLRRAPGFTMVECTLDSGRKNQIRVHMKDLGHSIVGDKKYGGIKSPFGRLALHAHILEFVHPVTGKVLRFESNIPKPFFTVF
- a CDS encoding DUF3857 domain-containing protein encodes the protein MKYFFTLLLALSFACAYSQNGYPVKNIPDSLLENADAVIRLDDMQINIASEKKMVTKYHLAITILNERAKEEASFSRVYDKLSSISNFKGCIYNPSGERVKKIKESDLGDISVNSQSTLFEDTRRKYYDLEYPSYPYTVEYEWTETENSIFIMPVWVALNDYERAVQNTSIQITYPSELNLRTKTSNLIGSIQQKEADGKKNLSYSISNLKAIKEEPLSHPLLFKVPAINIGIDIINYDGFQGKQSNWNEFGASMHTLWSNRDDISPALNAKFGALKGKTMQEIADAVRLYLKENTRYVNINLGVGGFQPFKASMVEKTGYGDCKALTNFAYTLFKAAGVTSYPALVSTSGNEYVDENFTKSRFNHVFLCIPNGKDSLWLECTNPTYSTGYLSSHDSNRKVLIFGPEGGKMAKTPKHPSSENLQVRNTMLTLTETGNITGSIKTVYKNEQAEIPLALSQINQEDQRKYILNSLPFSNPVLTNITLKNHNTPDQKMEESYDISATMFASQVGKRLFVPTIPLERQSLLTKLDKRKSEIVKRASYRDVDTITYKIPAGYKVEALPQSQKMDTDFGKYECSAKEVNGSVVITKIVELFEGTYPATKYNELYHFHKKMSSSDNSKFILVKETL